The following nucleotide sequence is from Deltaproteobacteria bacterium.
GTTTTCAAATTCAACGAACTGGAATGGCATTTCACCCTGAAAGGCGATAGCCTTTCCATCACCAACCTGAAAATGCCCCAAAAAGGCCCGGTGGACACACTTGAAGATACCGAAGGGGCTGTTCTGGAACAGGCGTACCTCCTCGAGCAACTCCTTCAGTACCACGATTTCCTTTTCCAAAAATTCATCCGGTTAAGGGTTTCATCCGACTGGGACAAACACTTCACTCTGGCGTTTAACAAGTGGCTGGAGGCGTCGTGAAGAAAGACGGTCAGTTCGAAGGACGCAGCGGAAGGTTTCACTTCATCGACTGGGGGGGAAATTCGCAATACGCACATTTTTCACATGCAACCGGCCTTTGCGCAGCGGCTTACACGCCCTTGGCCCGGTGCCTGACCGGGAAGTTGCATATGATCGGCCTGGACGATCGGGGCCACGGAAAAACCGACGCACCGGCCGACCCGGCCCGGTTGAAGGGGTGGAACGTTTTTGCAGGTGACCTTGAACCGTTTCTAGAATCCTGGAAAGCCCCCTTCGTGGCCATGGGGCACTCCCGCGGTGCGGTTTCCAGCCTCCTTTTGGCATGCAAGAGGCCCGACCTCGTCAAGGCCTTGGTGCTCGTCGACCCCACCATTCTGCCGTTGGCGTTCACATGGTATATTTATTTCTTAAAAAAAACCGGGCTGATCCGGCATATACCCATCGCCAGCCGCGCCGCCAAGCGCCAGGCGGAGTGGCCTGATATGCAGACGATCCGCTCCGTTTACCGGAAGAAATCCATGTTCCGCACATGGGACCCTGAATGCTTCGACGGTTATCTTGAAGACGGAACCCGGGGAAATGGTCACGGCTCTCTCCGGCTCAGCTGTACTCCGGCATGGGAATCCCGCTGTTTTTCCGTTTATCCCCACAACCTTTGGCACTTCATTCCAAAAATACGGCAACCCACTCTGGTTGTTTACGGAGGACGCTCGAACACCTTTCGTAAGAACGCCGTCAAACGATTGCGACGGCAGGTACCCCACGCGCACTTTCACTGTTTCAGGGAAAACGGACATTTTGTTCCCCTGGAAAAGCCCGTGGCAACGGCCGACGTCATTCTGGACTTTGTCGGCTCGTTGGATTTTTGATGTGTATGCAAAAGATGGTATGGTGGCAGACATGAACCCGTCGATCTTCATCTGCAATTGCCTGGCAGACCTGAGCGATGGTCTGCGGGAGGGTCTTTCCCACTTCTCCGGCCCCAGTCGGACGGCAGTGATCTATGCCATAGAACCGGAGGAAGCACTGCATATTTACGATCCCCAAAACCTGCTTCAGGGACATGAGCCCCGGTTCAAAGAGCTGTACATCGACAGTCGTGCCTGGCAGCGAACCCCCTCCGGGGCTTTCCTAAAAAACGGTTCCTTCCACATGATACCGGAAAAAAATATCCAGCTAGCCGGTCTAATCTCCTACGGCGGACGGTCCAGTTCGGTATTTTATCAGATGTGGTTCTCCGAACACCACCCCGACATGTGCGCCGTCGGCCCGACCGAACGGTGGCTCGAGCATGCCGCCTGGCGGTTTTCCCATGACGTGGCCAACGATGAGCAGCTTTACACGGGCATTTCCGGTAGCTTTCTGCGTGAATATGCCACCCATGCCGTACGTGATTTCATCGTTGATGAAATGAACGTCAGTCTTGGATGGGATACCCAGTTAAGGGTTTACCCCATTCTGGACACGATCCTGGGCATCGGAAATACCCGCGAAGAGGGTGCCTGGCCACGGGGTGAGTTGGCCTTCGTCGAAAAAAAGGCCTTGACCGACATTCGTTTTGTCGCCAGTTTCCCCGAAATGGAGCAACCCAACCTGAGTAATTTCAAGCACGTGCGCAAACTGCTGCTGGCCGTTGAAAATTCCACCCGCAAGCTTGTTTCCCAGGGGCAAACCATTATCGGCATATCGGAAGACTATATCAACGACTTCTGCATCAACGCCGAGTTCAACGGCCGCCATGGGTTTATACGCCTAAATGGGGACACGGTGTGCAGTTTTTCAGACGGCAGTTATCGCTCCACCACCCATCGAGCCAAGCTCGTCCAGGTCGAGGAGATGCTCCTGGAATCCGACCTGGATCCGGAAGACAGCAGTTTTCTTTTCAAAATCGTCTGTGCCCTCGCGCACCATGCCGAAAGTGATAAATTCGGCTGCACCCTCGTTCTGGACTTGAATGAGAAACCGGTGACCATTTCCGGACAAAAGCTGAAGGAACCCATCGACCTGCGGCAGTTGAACTATCTCGAGTTGGCCAAGTCGTTGGCCAAGGTCGACGGCGCCTTGCACATCTGCCGGGATATGAAACTGCACGCCTTCGCCTGCCTGCTGGATGGGCGCAGCATTCCCAGTGAAGACCGCGCCAGGGGCGCCCGGTTCAACTCCGCCCTTCGGTTCACGGCCGAACACCGCAGCCTGATTGTCGTTGTGGTTTCTTCGGATCGCCCGGTGTCCACTATCCAGGAGGGAATAGAGGTCAGCGCCCAGTGCCAATGGCATCCGGAATCCACCTGTACCGTGCAACACCCGACGCTCGAGGAACGGGTCTGCGAATAACAATTGCACGGGCAATTGTTATCAAACGCGGTTTCGCCCCTACCATTTAGAATATACAATATATAGTAGTATAAAAGGACTTAAACAACAATATAGCGTTAAAGAGGTGCCCGAAATAGATGAAAATAGCGGCGAAGCCGCACGCCGTAAGCGCAGCGCCGTAATCGTTACTGGCGCTTACGGCGCTGCGGTTACTCTTCGTGACCTTCTCGAATCAACAGCTCGCGGTACCAGCATGAAAACTCGTACATCCCCCGAAAACGATCTTCATCGTTGACGATGCCAAGACAAATCTCTAAAACCCCCCGACCGTAAGCGGGGCTGTACTCGTCCTGACTTCTGGTCTGTAAAAACTCCCTTACCAGCGTCTGGGTGGTCCGTTTACTCCTATCCCGGCGGATATCGATGGGATCTTTTGGTTCCTGAAAGGGATCCCATCTCTCGTACCCCCTTTTCAGAATCGCCTTCTGATTGCGGGGGGACATGGCATCGAAAATCGCTTTTTTGCGGTTTTCATCTTGTTTGGAAAGCATCGTCACGGCCGCCCCCTACTCCGCCTGCGAAGATGGGACAGCCTGCTCGTCACCGGCAACCCCAAGATAGGTTTCGTCGTAGTCAGTCAGCAGCGCCATGGAGAGTGGCACCAACAACTCGCCCAAACGGACGTATTTTGAGCCGATGTCACGGGCCAAGCGCTCCGACAACCGCAACAGCTTTTGTTGAATTACATCGATATTTACCGTTTGATACGGTTCCCCTGCCTTGAAACCACTGAGTCCGCAGGTGCGCCCCTTGCCGCCGATGGATGTCGGAATCCCGTAAAGGCGGCAGGTTATGGGACGAAACGCATAGAGATCACAGCGGTCTTGAGCATTCAGCAGTGGACACCGTACCCTGACGCCAGACAATTCGTTCAAGATCTCCTCTTCGGTTTTACCCCCCTCTAAATCCTTGACCACCTTCCTTTTAAGTTGGTGGATTTTCCGATCGATCCGGTTAACAGATTCCAGATAGGCGTTTTTGTCCCCACCCTTAAAGGTATCGTTGAAGTGATAATTTACATACAGGGCTTCTATCAAGGGTAAGTCAAACAGGGCGTAACAACAGTCTGCGCATCCCAACCTGCATTTAACCAAATCCGGATACTGTTCTCGAATTTTTTCAAATGTCTTGTCGGCAAGGTCCAGCAGCGCTTCATACTCTTTGAAATACGGATTAAAATCAATACTCATGGTCTATTCCCTCAAATTGTTTCACGTGAAACATTATTTTCCAACACAGAAGCGGCTGAAAATAGTATCCAGCATGTCTTCTTTGCAGTTCAACCCCAAAATTTCATCCAATCGTTCGATGGACGCCTTCAGGTCGAGAGCGGCAAAATCCATTTCCCCCCCCTTAGCGATGGTTTTCTGTGCGCTCTTTGCAAAGCGACAACATTTTTTCAATGCGTCGGCCTGTCTTAGATTGGGAACCAGCGACGCTTCTTTCCAGGTTCCGGCATCGCTGACACCGATGTCATAAATAGCGCGTCTCAATTTGTCAATGTTCGTTCCCTCGAGGGCCGACACACTGACGTTATGGATGCCCCGCCATCCATTCGGAAGGGGAGTGTCTTCCTTTAAATCATTCTTGTTCTGCACGAGAATGCATCTCTTGTCGCCAATTTTTCCGTATATATCCCTATCCGCTTTGGTAACCCCCTGGCTTAAATCGATCACAAATAAAACGAGGTCCGCTTCTTCCAGGGCGGCCAATGTCCTCTCTATGCCTAATCTCTCGATGGCCTGGGATGTTTCATGCAGCCCGGCCGTGTCGATGATCATAACCGGCAACCCATCGATGTCGATCATCTCCTCAATGGAATCCCGCGTCGTCCCGGGAATTTCGGTTACGATGGCCCGCTCCCTCCTGATCATGCGGTTTAGAAGGCTCGATTTTCCGACATTGGGCCTCCCGACAATCGCCATTTTCAGACCGTCTCTGAAAAACCGCCGATTCTCATACCCCATGATCAACCGCT
It contains:
- a CDS encoding alpha/beta hydrolase → MKKDGQFEGRSGRFHFIDWGGNSQYAHFSHATGLCAAAYTPLARCLTGKLHMIGLDDRGHGKTDAPADPARLKGWNVFAGDLEPFLESWKAPFVAMGHSRGAVSSLLLACKRPDLVKALVLVDPTILPLAFTWYIYFLKKTGLIRHIPIASRAAKRQAEWPDMQTIRSVYRKKSMFRTWDPECFDGYLEDGTRGNGHGSLRLSCTPAWESRCFSVYPHNLWHFIPKIRQPTLVVYGGRSNTFRKNAVKRLRRQVPHAHFHCFRENGHFVPLEKPVATADVILDFVGSLDF
- the mnmE gene encoding tRNA uridine-5-carboxymethylaminomethyl(34) synthesis GTPase MnmE; the encoded protein is MASSTIAAIATPLGSGGIGIVRVTGEAAADILATVFQHKGKRSDESAQLRTAGFVSHRMYFGNIIDPRDSSFIDEVLVVLMKAPHSYTTEDVVEIQTHAGYVVLKRVLALVLAQGARLAEPGEFTRRAFLNGRIDLTQAEAVADVINAKTGMSLAIAGGQLKGMLGKEIGIVRDHLLMRLAEIEADIDFAEDVDEPLDPDRMAEEIKIGALQPLERLIMGYENRRFFRDGLKMAIVGRPNVGKSSLLNRMIRRERAIVTEIPGTTRDSIEEMIDIDGLPVMIIDTAGLHETSQAIERLGIERTLAALEEADLVLFVIDLSQGVTKADRDIYGKIGDKRCILVQNKNDLKEDTPLPNGWRGIHNVSVSALEGTNIDKLRRAIYDIGVSDAGTWKEASLVPNLRQADALKKCCRFAKSAQKTIAKGGEMDFAALDLKASIERLDEILGLNCKEDMLDTIFSRFCVGK
- a CDS encoding DNA integrity scanning protein DisA nucleotide-binding domain protein, encoding MNPSIFICNCLADLSDGLREGLSHFSGPSRTAVIYAIEPEEALHIYDPQNLLQGHEPRFKELYIDSRAWQRTPSGAFLKNGSFHMIPEKNIQLAGLISYGGRSSSVFYQMWFSEHHPDMCAVGPTERWLEHAAWRFSHDVANDEQLYTGISGSFLREYATHAVRDFIVDEMNVSLGWDTQLRVYPILDTILGIGNTREEGAWPRGELAFVEKKALTDIRFVASFPEMEQPNLSNFKHVRKLLLAVENSTRKLVSQGQTIIGISEDYINDFCINAEFNGRHGFIRLNGDTVCSFSDGSYRSTTHRAKLVQVEEMLLESDLDPEDSSFLFKIVCALAHHAESDKFGCTLVLDLNEKPVTISGQKLKEPIDLRQLNYLELAKSLAKVDGALHICRDMKLHAFACLLDGRSIPSEDRARGARFNSALRFTAEHRSLIVVVVSSDRPVSTIQEGIEVSAQCQWHPESTCTVQHPTLEERVCE
- a CDS encoding YkgJ family cysteine cluster protein, with amino-acid sequence MSIDFNPYFKEYEALLDLADKTFEKIREQYPDLVKCRLGCADCCYALFDLPLIEALYVNYHFNDTFKGGDKNAYLESVNRIDRKIHQLKRKVVKDLEGGKTEEEILNELSGVRVRCPLLNAQDRCDLYAFRPITCRLYGIPTSIGGKGRTCGLSGFKAGEPYQTVNIDVIQQKLLRLSERLARDIGSKYVRLGELLVPLSMALLTDYDETYLGVAGDEQAVPSSQAE